One segment of Brassica napus cultivar Da-Ae chromosome C3, Da-Ae, whole genome shotgun sequence DNA contains the following:
- the LOC111203549 gene encoding thiol protease aleurain-like, which yields MRCSIQLCHFKGQTLAHISSLHSGNGNVACRETGETTEVLARSEMRQVVELPMHSVTVGAVEAAYHQKYGIGTDLSEQQLIDCSFRVYGNHGCFRGLPSRAFDYIKAYGLILERDYEYISLQSVCRQLVKKPFVNITRYVNITSGDEDELKQAVTSVSISFHTSEIRYYRSGVFTSNHCGNTLKDLRHFALAVGYGIENGVPYWLIKNSWGEDWGEKGYFKVEMGKNMCAYPVVA from the exons ATGCGGTGCTCAATACAACTTTGCCATTTTAAAGGGCAGACACTTGCTCACATAAGCAGCCTCCATTCCGGAAACGGTAATGTTGCT TGCAGAGAGACTGGAGAGACGACGGAAGTGTTAGCCCGGTCAGAAATGAGGCAAGTTGTGGAGCTTCCTATGCATTCAG TTACAGTTGGAGCTGTTGAGGCAGCTTACCATCAGAAATATGGAATCGGAACAGATCTCTCTGAGCAACAGCTGATAGATTGTAGTTTCAGAGTATACGGTAACCATGGCTGCTTTCGTGGTCTTCCTTCCCGAGCCTTTGATTACATCAAAGCCTACGGACTCATCTTAGAGAGAGACTATGAGTACATATCTTTGCAATCTGTCTGCCGACAATTGGTGAAAAAGCCCTTTGTAAATATCACAAGATATGTTAACATCACTTCG GGTGATGAAGATGAATTGAAGCAAGCGGTTACATCAGTTAGCATATCATTCCACACTAGTGAAATCCGGTATTACAGGAGCGGGGTCTTCACTAGTAATCACTGTGGAAATACTTTAAAG GACCTGAGGCATTTTGCTTTGGCGGTTGGTTATGGAATTGAAAACGGTGTCCCATATTGGCTTATAAAGAACTCATGGGGAGAGGATTGGGGAGAAAAGGGTTACTTCAAGGTTGAGATGGGAAAGAACATGTGTG CGTACCCGGTTGTGGCCTGA
- the LOC106386890 gene encoding adenylate kinase isoenzyme 6 homolog translates to MAGANSGTRRQKPNILITGTPGTGKSTTASALAEATNLKHICVGDLVKEKSLHDGWDDQFESHVINEDLVVDELEDVMEGGGNIVDYHGCDFFPERWFDLVVVLQTENSVLYDRLTRRGYSGTKLSNNIDCEIFQVMLEEASDSYKEEIVTAMQSDTIEDIDDNVASLTEWIESWSP, encoded by the exons ATGGCGGGAGCTAACAGTGGAACAAGGCGCCAGAAGCCGAACATACTGATCACGGGGACTCCCGGTACCGGCAAATCGACTACAGCTTCTGCTCTCGCCGAGGCCACGAACTTGAAGCATATCTGCGTCGGAGATCTCGTCAAAGAGAAGAGCTTGCACGACGGCTGGGACGATCAGTTCGAATCCCACGTCATCAACGAAGACTTG GTGGTTGATGAGCTTGAAGATGTAATGGAAGGAGGAGGTAACATTGTGGACTACCACGGCTGTGACTTTTTTCCTGAGCGGTGGTTTGATCTTGTTGTGGTGCTTCAGACTGAGAACTCCGTCTTGTATGACCGTTTAACCAGGAGGGGCTATTCGGGGACCAAGCTTAGTAACAACATTGATTGCGAGATCTTCCAAGTCATGCTTGAAGAAGCTAGTGATAGTTACAAGGAGGAGATTGTCACCGCGATGCAGAGTGACACCATCGAAGATATCGATGACAATGTCGCGAGTTTGACGGAATGGATTGAATCATGGAGTCCCTGA
- the LOC106386891 gene encoding (R)-specific enoyl-CoA hydratase has translation MLAKTFVPRHVLVSRCFSSVNSKTLKVGDVLREARVFTSEDVKGYAEVSHDWNPLHFDQESARKAGFENPLVHGVLVSSMFPHIISSHFPGAVYVSQTLHFRSPVYVGDDILGIVQATALRETKNKYIVKFSTKCIKKHSELLVLDGDATAILPNLEMLQPSHSE, from the exons ATGCTGGCCAAGACATTTGTTCCGAGACATGTCCTTGTTTCGAGGTGTTTCTCATCAGTTAATTCAAAGACACTTAAGGTGGGAGATGTTTTAAGGGAAGCAAGAGTGTTTACAAGTGAAGATGTTAAGGGCTATGCTGAGGTGAGCCATGATTGGAATCCACTTCATTTTGATCAAGAATCTGCTCGTAAAGCCGGATTCGAGAATCCTCTTGTCCATGGGGTGCTTGTGTCTTCTATGTTTCCTCATATCATCTCTTCCCATTTC CCTGGAGCAGTGTATGTATCACAAACTCTGCATTTTCGATCACCAGTTTACGTAGGGGATGATATTCTCGGAATTGTACAAGCTACAGCTTTAAGAGAAACCAAGAATAAGTACAT TGTCAAATTCTCAACCAAATGCATCAAGAAACACAGTGAACTTCTTGTTCTTGATGGTGATGCTACTGCAATCTTACCAAACCTCGAGATGCTACAACCAAGTCATTCGGAATGA
- the LOC106386883 gene encoding putative L-type lectin-domain containing receptor kinase I.11: MATQGLHLILLIFFNHLIFLLSQQEGAGFIYNSFLQAQPDLHLDGAAKILSPDGLLQLTNASTQQMGHAFFKQPFDSSAKNFSFSTHFVCALVPKPGAEGGHGIAFVVSSSLDFTHAVPTQYLGLSNISTNGSPSYQRLAIELDTAKSAGFDDIDKNHVGIDINSLRSIESASASYYSNTKGKNQSLKLLSEEPLQVWVDYERTLLNVTVAPLRIQKPNHPLLSRSINLTEIFPDHKLFFGFSAATGSLVSYQYILGWSFSRSRELLQRLDLLKLPQIPHPRATQKQTSPLLIVLFVLLSLTLLAVLGGVHLYRRKKYAEVKEAWEKDYGPHRFSYKSLYKATRGFEHRLGKGGFGEVYRGNLPRIGDIAVKRVCHNARQGMKQFVAEVVTMGSLKHRNLVPLLGYCRRKGELLLVSEYMSNGSLDRYLFHRDKPPLSWEQRFVILKDIASALSYLHAGANQVVLHRDIKASNVMLDSEFNGRLGDFGMARFEDYGDSLPATAAIGTMGYMAPELTTNGTSTRTDVYAFGAFMLEVTCGRRPLDTKVPSEERHLIKWVCDCWRSDSLLDAVDIRLGLECSEEEVDMVLKLGLLCTNVAAELRPNMEQVVQYINQNLPLPIFPPDSPGIGVYIPVLMEAAFTSRSSLAPSASPPSPHNSMFVTHTITYGDGR; encoded by the coding sequence ATGGCTACTCAAGGACTGCATCTAATCTTGTTGATCTTCTTTAATCACCTGATTTTCTTGTTAAGTCAACAAGAAGGAGCAGGTTTCATCTACAACAGCTTTCTCCAAGCTCAACCTGATCTTCATCTAGATGGAGCTGCAAAAATCCTCTCTCCAGATGGATTGTTACAGCTGACCAACGCCTCAACACAGCAAATGGGTCATGCTTTCTTCAAGCAGCCATTTGATTCATCTGCGAAGAATTTCTCATTCTCAACTCATTTTGTGTGCGCACTTGTGCCTAAACCAGGAGCTGAAGGCGGCCATGGAATCGCCTTCGTTGTATCTTCCTCCTTGGATTTCACACATGCAGTTCCAACGCAGTACTTGGGACTCTCCAACATCTCAACAAACGGATCTCCATCTTATCAGCGTCTAGCTATTGAGCTGGATACTGCTAAAAGCGCAGGGTTTGATGATATAGACAAGAACCATGTCGGTATAGACATCAACAGCCTCAGGTCTATAGAGTCTGCTTCAGCTTCTTACTATTCAAACACCAAAGGGAAGAATCAAAGCCTGAAGCTCTTAAGTGAAGAGCCTTTACAGGTATGGGTGGATTATGAAAGAACTTTACTCAATGTCACAGTGGCTCCCCTAAGAATCCAGAAGCCAAACCATCCTCTCTTGTCAAGATCCATCAATCTTACTGAAATCTTCCCGGATCACAAACTGTTCTTCGGATTCTCTGCAGCAACAGGGTCACTGGTCAGTTACCAATACATCTTAGGATGGAGTTTCAGCAGAAGCAGAGAGCTGTTGCAGAGACTGGACTTGTTAAAACTTCCTCAGATTCCTCATCCAAGAGCCACACAAAAGCAAACATCTCCACTTCTCattgttttgtttgtgttgCTATCACTCACACTGTTGGCTGTTCTTGGAGGAGTTCACTTATACAGGAGGAAGAAGTATGCAGAAGTCAAAGAAGCATGGGAGAAAGACTATGGCCCACACCGGTTTTCATATAAATCTCTATACAAAGCAACAAGAGGCTTTGAACATCGTTTAGGGAAAGGCGGTTTTGGAGAAGTTTACAGAGGGAATCTGCCTCGCATTGGAGATATAGCGGTAAAGAGAGTGTGCCACAATGCAAGGCAAGGCATGAAACAGTTTGTAGCTGAAGTAGTGACTATGGGAAGTTTGAAGCATAGAAACTTGGTTCCTCTTCTTGGATACTGCAGAAGGAAAGGAGAGCTTCTTCTTGTCTCTGAGTATATGTCTAACGGAAGTCTTGATCGGTACTTGTTTCACAGAGATAAACCACCTCTTTCATGGGAACAAAGGTTTGTGATTTTGAAGGATATTGCCTCTGCTCTCAGTTACCTGCACGCAGGAGCTAACCAAGTTGTGTTACACCGAGATATAAAAGCTTCAAACGTCATGTTGGATTCTGAATTCAATGGACGGTTAGGAGATTTTGGAATGGCTAGGTTTGAAGATTACGGAGACAGCTTACCCGCAACGGCTGCTATAGGAACAATGGGTTACATGGCACCTGAGCTAACAACAAATGGAACTTCTACGAGAACCGATGTTTATGCGTTTGGTGCTTTCATGCTTGAAGTAACATGTGGAAGGAGACCACTAGATACCAAGGTTCCATCTGAGGAAAGGCATTTGATCAAATGGGTTTGTGATTGCTGGAGAAGTGATTCTCTGCTGGATGCTGTAGATATACGATTGGGACTTGAATGCTCAGAAGAGGAAGTTGATATGGTTCTGAAACTCGGATTGCTCTGCACAAATGTTGCTGCGGAATTAAGACCAAACATGGAACAGGTGGTGCAATACATAAACCAGAATCTGCCACTGCCCATCTTCCCACCAGATTCTCCAGGGATTGGAGTTTATATTCCGGTTTTGATGGAAGCGGCCTTCACTTCAAGAAGCTCTTTAGCACCATCAGCCTCTCCTCCTTCGCCTCATAACTCCATGTTTGTTACGCACACAATCACATACGGAGATGGAAGGTGA
- the LOC106386882 gene encoding L-type lectin-domain containing receptor kinase I.9: MHIRSRLSVSSSSMARYLLQILIITSLHLISLSSQQETSFVYQNFTSQENLYLDASAKVLLPSGLLQLTNTSDYQMGRAFHKKPIQLIGSFSTHFVCALVPKPGVEPGHGLTFLVSPSLDFSYAQSTRYLGAFNASRSPALAVELDTIWNPEFNDIKVGGGHVGIDVNDPVSVEVAPASYYSKGRNVSLNLLSGNPIQVWVDYDGSVLNVSLAPLEVEKPSRPVLSHPINLSDIFPNISKLFVGFSAATGNAVCDHYILWWSFGTSGGGSLHRLDISKLPQVPHPKPLPTVHPKAPHKKLPPWIIFLVVFLAVVALAVLAGVYFQRRKKFSEVSETWEKEFDAHRFSYKSLYKATKGFSKDEFLGKGGFGEVYRGKLPQGREIAVKRVSHNGDEGVKQFVAEVVSMRCLKHRNLVPLFGYCRRKRELLLVSEYMPNGSLDEHLFDEAKRILSWKERLVVVKGIASALWYLHTGADQVVLHRDIKASNIMLDEEFNGRLGDFGMARFHEHGGSAATTAAVGTVGYMAPELITMGASTGTDVYAFGVFMLEVTCGRRPVEPQLEVEKRHMIKWVCECWKKDSLLNAIDPRLGDEFSPEEVEMVMKLGLLCSNIVPESRPTMEQVVLHLNENMPLPDFSPYTLGIGTFAPVLVDAASLVVSSASWSWSASSSANHSPYAYQSTDQPWGQTVETKNSLQIVSELEKPKTQTLSSGVKTVTPPAEDLESNLTSISSQR; the protein is encoded by the coding sequence ATGCATATCAGATCCAGACTCTCTGTTTCATCATCTTCAATGGCTCGTTACTTGCTTCAGATCCTGATAATCACTTCTCTCCATCTCATCTCTCTATCAAGTCAACAAGAGACAAGTTTTGTCTATCAAAACTTCACCTCCCAAGAAAATCTTTACCTAGACGCTTCCGCAAAAGTACTTCTCCCCAGTGGATTACTGCAGCTGACAAACACTTCAGATTATCAAATGGGCCGAGCTTTCCACAAGAAACCGATTCAGTTGATCGGTTCCTTCTCAACTCATTTCGTGTGCGCTCTGGTGCCTAAGCCAGGTGTTGAACCCGGGCACGGCCTCACCTTTTTAGTATCTCCTTCTCTGGATTTTTCTTACGCACAGTCAACAAGATACTTGGGGGCTTTCAACGCGTCAAGATCTCCCGCTCTCGCTGTCGAGCTCGACACTATTTGGAACCCGGAGTTTAATGATATCAAAGTCGGTGGCGGTCACGTTGGTATCGATGTGAACGATCCTGTATCCGTCGAAGTGGCTCCAGCTTCTTACTATTCCAAAGGGAGAAACGTAAGCTTGAACTTATTGTCCGGAAACCCTATACAGGTCTGGGTGGATTACGATGGCTCTGTTCTCAATGTCTCGTTGGCACCTCTTGAAGTGGAGAAGCCAAGCCGGCCTGTTTTGTCACATCCAATCAACCTTTCAGATATATTTCCGAATATATCGAAACTGTTTGTTGGGTTCTCTGCTGCAACGGGGAACGCTGTGTGTGATCACTATATTCTTTGGTGGAGTTTCGGCACTAGCGGAGGAGGATCATTGCATCGACTAGACATCTCGAAACTTCCTCAAGTTCCTCATCCCAAACCTCTTCCTACAGTTCATCCTAAAGCTCCACATAAGAAGCTACCTCCGTGgattatttttcttgttgtcTTTCTTGCTGTTGTGGCGTTGGCTGTTCTTGCGGGAGTTTATTTCCAACGGAGGAAGAAGTTTTCAGAAGTTTCCGAAACGTGGGAGAAGGAGTTTGATGCGCATCGGTTCTCTTACAAGTCCTTGTACAAAGCGACAAAGGGGTTTAGTAAGGATGAGTTTCTTGGGAAAGGAGGTTTTGGTGAAGTCTATAGAGGAAAACTTCCTCAAGGAAGAGAAATAGCAGTGAAGAGAGTTTCCCACAACGGTGATGAAGGTGTGAAGCAGTTCGTGGCTGAGGTTGTCAGCATGAGGTGTCTGAAACACAGGAATCTCGTTCCGCTTTTCGGTTATTGCAGGAGAAAGCGAGAGCTTCTCCTTGTCTCTGAGTACATGCCCAACGGTAGTCTTGACGAGCATTTGTTTGACGAGGCGAAACGGATTCTTTCTTGGAAAGAAAGACTTGTGGTTGTTAAGGGAATAGCGTCTGCTCTCTGGTACTTGCACACAGGTGCTGACCAAGTTGTTCTGCACCGAGATATCAAAGCTTCAAACATAATGTTGGACGAGGAGTTCAATGGGAGGTTAGGGGATTTTGGGATGGCTAGGTTTCATGAACACGGAGGGAGTGCAGCCACGACGGCTGCAGTGGGAACTGTTGGTTACATGGCACCTGAGCTGATCACAATGGGAGCTTCCACTGGTACCGATGTTTACGCCTTTGGTGTTTTCATGCTCGAAGTAACCTGTGGGAGGAGACCAGTGGAGCCGCAGTTGGAAGTTGAGAAACGACATATGATCAAATGGGTGTGTGAGTGCTGGAAAAAGGATTCTCTGCTTAATGCTATCGACCCGAGGCTGGGAGATGAGTTCTCACCAGAGGAAGTGGAGATGGTTATGAAACTCGGTTTGCTGTGTTCAAATATCGTGCCGGAGTCCAGACCAACGATGGAACAAGTGGTCTTACACCTAAATGAAAACATGCCTTTGCCGGATTTCTCACCGTATACTTTGGGGATTGGCACATTTGCTCCGGTCCTGGTTGATGCGGCTTCCCTTGTTGTCTCATCCGCTTCATGGAGTTGGTCAGCTTCTTCTTCGGCCAACCACTCACCTTACGCTTATCAGTCAACTGATCAGCCATGGGGACAGACGGTAGAGACGAAGAACTCACTTCAAATAGTTTCAGAACTAGAGAAGCCTAAGACTCAGACTCTCTCATCTGGTGTCAAAACTGTCACACCGCCTGCAGAAGATCTCGAGTCCAATCTTACCAGCATCAGCAGCCAGAGGTAA
- the LOC106386885 gene encoding L-type lectin-domain containing receptor kinase I.7-like has protein sequence MTSRLVLRMFLMISCLCPSFQQEPPFVYNGFDQAGNNLHLDGGARILPHNGALQLTNNTLRQMGHAFLQQPIDYNSSEPVSFSTHFVCALLPADYTSGHGMAFVVSQSTDFSHAEPTRFFGIFNTSSNESTPARVLAIELDTALAPELKDISDNHVGIDVDSAVSKLSANASYFSDKEGRSIEIKLLSGDPIQVWVDYQGTTLNVTLAPLKTEKPSRPLLSSASINLTEIVQGRRMFFGFSGATGSIMSYQYVLGWSFSKTMARLQSIDISKLPKVDHPSNKHESSPLVLDALLSLIACLVLGLLVGVYMYRRNLYAEVREEWEKEYGPLRYSYKSLYKATKGFSKNEFLGRGGFGEVYRGTLSKSREVAVKRVSHEGEEGMKQFVAEIVCMRSLKHRSLVPLLGYCRRKRELLLVSEYMPNGSLDNYLFDHSITSLPWWRRLAIVKDIASALSYLHTEADQVVIHRDIKAANVMLDAEFNGRLGDFGMSRLYDRGADPTTTAAVGTVGYMAPELITMGPSTGTDVYAFGVFLLEVTCGRRPVESTLSAEKRFLVTWVCDCWRRSCLVDAKDPRLIEFSSDEVERVLKLGLLCANLVPDARPTMEQVVQYVNGNMALPEFWPHSPGIGVLTPMALSPARLTIPSPSLSSSSNNSMFVTHSVVYGSGR, from the coding sequence ATGACTTCACGATTGGTTCTACGAATGTTCTTGATGATATCTTGTCTCTGCCCATCGTTTCAACAAGAGCCACCGTTTGTCTACAACGGCTTCGACCAAGCAGGTAACAATCTCCACCTCGACGGCGGTGCAAGAATCCTCCCACACAACGGTGCCCTGCAACTCACAAACAACACTCTTCGCCAGATGGGTCACGCTTTTCTCCAGCAGCCGATCGATTACAACTCATCCGAACCAGTCTCCTTCTCCACACATTTCGTCTGCGCACTTCTCCCTGCTGATTATACGAGCGGACACGGCATGGCGTTCGTCGTCTCTCAATCCACTGATTTCAGCCACGCCGAGCCGACTCGGTTCTTCGGTATCTTCAACACATCTTCGAACGAATCTACCCCCGCGCGCGTGCTGGCGATAGAGCTAGATACCGCTCTAGCTCCGGAGTTGAAAGACATCAGTGATAACCATGTCGGGATTGATGTGGATAGCGCCGTGTCTAAACTATCAGCCAACGCTTCTTATTTTTCAGACAAGGAAGGTAGGAGCATAGAGATAAAGCTCTTGAGTGGAGATCCTATTCAGGTGTGGGTTGACTACCAAGGAACCACGCTCAACGTTACATTAGCACCTCTTAAAACGGAGAAGCCGAGCCGACCTCTTTTGTCGTCAGCTTCCATTAATCTTACAGAGATTGTGCAAGGTAGAAGAATGTTCTTCGGGTTCTCCGGTGCAACCGGGTCGATCATGAGCTACCAGTACGTACTCGGGTGGAGTTTCAGCAAAACCATGGCGAGGCTGCAGAGCATTGACATCTCAAAGCTTCCCAAAGTTGATCATCCTAGTAATAAACATGAGTCATCTCCTCTGGTGCTGGATGCTCTCCTTAGTTTAATAGCTTGCTTAGTTTTGGGGCTCCTTGTTGGAGTTTATATGTATAGGAGGAACTTGTACGCTGAAGTAAGAGAGGAATGGGAGAAGGAGTATGGTCCGCTCAGGTACTCCTACAAGTCTCTATACAAAGCAACAAAAGGTTTTAGTAAGAATGAGTTTCTTGGGAGAGGAGGTTTCGGCGAAGTCTACAGAGGAACACTCTCTAAGAGCAGAGAAGTGGCTGTGAAGAGAGTATCACACGAAGGCGAGGAAGGTATGAAGCAGTTTGTCGCTGAGATCGTTTGCATGAGGAGTTTGAAACACCGGAGCTTGGTTCCGCTTCTCGGATACTGCAGGAGGAAACGCGAGTTACTCCTGGTATCCGAGTACATGCCAAACGGTAGCCTTGACAATTACTTATTCGATCATAGTATAACCTCTCTCCCCTGGTGGAGGAGACTTGCGATTGTCAAAGACATTGCCTCGGCGCTTAGTTACTTACACACGGAAGCTGACCAAGTTGTTATACACAGAGATATCAAAGCTGCTAACGTCATGCTGGACGCGGAGTTCAACGGAAGGCTGGGAGATTTCGGTATGTCGAGGCTATACGACAGAGGGGCTGATCCGACCACGACGGCTGCGGTGGGAACCGTTGGTTACATGGCGCCTGAGCTTATAACGATGGGACCATCCACTGGAACCGATGTGTATGCGTTTGGTGTTTTCTTGCTTGAAGTGACTTGCGGGAGGAGGCCTGTGGAATCCACCTTGTCTGCTGAGAAACGGTTTCTGGTCACTTGGGTTTGTGATTGCTGGAGAAGGTCTTGTTTGGTTGATGCTAAAGATCCGAGGCTGATAGAGTTCTCATCTGATGAAGTCGAGAGGGTTCTGAAACTTGGTTTGTTATGTGCTAACCTTGTCCCGGATGCAAGGCCGACGATGGAACAGGTTGTGCAGTATGTGAATGGAAACATGGCTTTGCCGGAGTTTTGGCCACATTCTCCAGGGATTGGTGTTCTAACTCCAATGGCGCTTTCGCCAGCAAGGCTAACGATACCTTCACCTTCACTGTCGTCGTCCTCCAACAACTCTATGTTTGTTACTCACTCGGTGGTCTATGGGAGCGGACGATGA
- the LOC106386887 gene encoding uncharacterized protein LOC106386887 isoform X1, which produces MEGRDSDSDKARRLQTLEAFAASLSSRSRTPETQPSANTSAPATAAENGRNSSAPRGVSKNARRRNSRGKGKTHEAAAAGARGGYRNPNAKVGNFRNEYVYVPKKPSPSVVSSAKLVGEGGSTVKFSGDVLYRLYFKGLVSEESWTGKGKGKTADVAAGFGVAICDQRDGLLFELKGELLGLGLNPQGAEVKALTRGLTEASKLGIKHVVIFCDSYPIFQYNMNGAKGSFDPYSELPAGVPHSRRMLEYKALHDMLRPGEEFASEDCPYFGKYGKYATFYDSDGYEYDDYTNPFHPDYD; this is translated from the exons ATGGAAGGTCGTGACTCGGATTCCGACAAAGCCCGCCGGTTACAGACATTGGAGGCGTTTGCAGCGTCTCTCTCCTCCCGATCTCGTACTCCTGAGACGCAACCGAGTGCGAACACGTCTGCTCCCGCTACCGCAGCGGAGAACGGCCGGAACAGTTCGGCGCCTAGAGGAGTTTCGAAGAATGCGCGTCGAAGAAACTCCAGAGGCAAAGGGAAAACCCACGAAGCAGCCGCCGCTGGTGCACGGGGAGGTTACCGAAACCCTAACGCTAAAGTCGGTAACTTTCGAAATGAGTACGTGTACGTTCCTAAGAAGCCTTCGCCGTCGGTTGTTAGTTCGGCGAAATTAGTCGGTGAGGGTGGTTCGACGGTTAAGTTTAGCGGGGATGTGTTGTATAGGCTTTACTTTAAGGGTTTGGTGAGTGAAGAGAGTTGGACTGGGAAGGGGAAAGGGAAGACGGCTGACGTGGCGGCTGGATTTGGGGTTGCGATTTGCGACCAGAGGGATGGTTTGTTGTTTGAGTTAAAGGGGGAACTGCTTGGCCTTGGCTTGAACCCTCAAGGAGCGGAAGTTAAGGCGTTGACACGAGGGTTAACCGAAGCCTCGAAGCTTGGGATCAAACATGTTGTTATCTTCTGTGATTCTTATCCCATTTTCCAATAT AATATGAATGGTGCTAAAGGGTCCTTTGATCCTTACTCCGAACTGCCAGCTG GTGTGCCCCATTCCCGTCGGATGCTGGAGTATAAGGCTCTCCACGACATGCTTCGCCCGGGTGAGGAGTTTGCAAGTGAGGACTGCCCATACTTTGGAAAGTATGGGAAGTACGCTACATTTTATGACTCGGACGGCTATGAATACGACGATTACACGAACCCTTTCCATCCTGACTACGACTGA
- the LOC106386887 gene encoding uncharacterized protein LOC106386887 isoform X2, with product MEGRDSDSDKARRLQTLEAFAASLSSRSRTPETQPSANTSAPATAAENGRNSSAPRGVSKNARRRNSRGKGKTHEAAAAGARGGYRNPNAKVGNFRNEYVYVPKKPSPSVVSSAKLVGEGGSTVKFSGDVLYRLYFKGLVSEESWTGKGKGKTADVAAGFGVAICDQRDGLLFELKGELLGLGLNPQGAEVKALTRGLTEASKLGIKHVVIFCDSYPIFQYTMKILITALVTSPLVLGRI from the exons ATGGAAGGTCGTGACTCGGATTCCGACAAAGCCCGCCGGTTACAGACATTGGAGGCGTTTGCAGCGTCTCTCTCCTCCCGATCTCGTACTCCTGAGACGCAACCGAGTGCGAACACGTCTGCTCCCGCTACCGCAGCGGAGAACGGCCGGAACAGTTCGGCGCCTAGAGGAGTTTCGAAGAATGCGCGTCGAAGAAACTCCAGAGGCAAAGGGAAAACCCACGAAGCAGCCGCCGCTGGTGCACGGGGAGGTTACCGAAACCCTAACGCTAAAGTCGGTAACTTTCGAAATGAGTACGTGTACGTTCCTAAGAAGCCTTCGCCGTCGGTTGTTAGTTCGGCGAAATTAGTCGGTGAGGGTGGTTCGACGGTTAAGTTTAGCGGGGATGTGTTGTATAGGCTTTACTTTAAGGGTTTGGTGAGTGAAGAGAGTTGGACTGGGAAGGGGAAAGGGAAGACGGCTGACGTGGCGGCTGGATTTGGGGTTGCGATTTGCGACCAGAGGGATGGTTTGTTGTTTGAGTTAAAGGGGGAACTGCTTGGCCTTGGCTTGAACCCTCAAGGAGCGGAAGTTAAGGCGTTGACACGAGGGTTAACCGAAGCCTCGAAGCTTGGGATCAAACATGTTGTTATCTTCTGTGATTCTTATCCCATTTTCCAATAT ACGATGAAGATTTTGATTACGGCTTTGGTGACTTCCCCTTTGGTTTTGGGCAGAATATGA
- the LOC106386888 gene encoding tRNA-splicing endonuclease subunit Sen2-2: MAPRWKWKGAEAKALAEPISKSVSELQLSLAKTESSGSLSSCNVLLAVEPEQAELLDRCCFGKLVLSAEKVKKWIQLSFEEAFYLLYILKCIKLSLRGRCLENEVDTWMYMRSKRPNFPAFFKTYSHLRSKNWVLRSGLQYGVDFVAYRHHPSLVHSEYSVLVQSGDSDRLRVWSDVHCAVRLSGSVAKTLLTLHVSGNSNREDLNLPTCLENYRVEEQTISRWSPELSREDETTSPTPKVTNVSNLKTP, from the coding sequence ATGGCGCCAAGATGGAAATGGAAAGGAGCTGAAGCAAAAGCTCTTGCAGAACCTATTTCAAAATCAGTCTCAGAGCTCCAGCTCTCTCTAGCCAAAACAGAGTCATCGGGCTCCCTCTCGAGTTGCAACGTGCTCCTAGCTGTTGAGCCGGAGCAAGCTGAGCTACTCGACCGCTGTTGTTTCGGCAAACTCGTCCTATCCGCTGAGAAAGTCAAGAAATGGATTCAGTTATCCTTTGAAGAAGCTTTCTATTTGCTCTACATCCTCAAATGCATCAAACTCTCCCTTCGAGGCCGCTGCTTGGAGAACGAAGTAGACACGTGGATGTACATGAGATCAAAAAGACCAAACTTTCCGGCATTTTTCAAAACTTATTCACATTTACGATCCAAGAACTGGGTTTTGAGATCCGGATTGCAGTACGGTGTGGATTTCGTGGCGTACCGTCATCATCCATCTCTTGTCCATTCGGAATACTCTGTTTTGGTTCAGTCCGGTGATAGTGATCGGTTAAGAGTGTGGTCTGATGTCCATTGTGCTGTTCGGTTAAGCGGAAGTGTTGCTAAAACGTTGTTAACtcttcatgtcagtggtaacTCTAACAGAGAGGATTTGAATCTACCTACGTGTTTGGAGAACTACAGAGTTGAAGAGCAAACGATAAGTAGATGGAGCCCAGAACTCAGTCGTGAAGATGAAACTACAAGTCCAACACCAAAAGTTACCAATGTGAGTAATTTGAAAACGCCATGA